One window of Triplophysa rosa linkage group LG8, Trosa_1v2, whole genome shotgun sequence genomic DNA carries:
- the si:dkey-283b15.2 gene encoding neuronal pentraxin-1 — MMSNLHPASCIPQLKKGREWILLFVVCLCACAGSGIPGSDYNPHPRFICTPIPADADPGCFSTAGGPSGPMTGHHSGPNGNSNGWFGISEEAKTTILHLRESLVQQKETILDQRETIRELTAKLNLCEGFNRRTGNLDEHPHHTPAHLAHHTHLPTPEKAHLGWTGPDSHHGNHGLELGHYGDGVGGHRRGKAALSEKHVTGEMTPSTSSTPEQMSRMLQTLKERLENLQTRNISTTYSSSLKDLLQRKISALEQQIQHHPVSLTNHSDDDDDGDHHGHDHYDGHHEDHDEDEDHSDHEDHSNHEDHSDHDDHSDHTDAHDDSHHDNHHDDDHHDDSHDDSHHDDDKHDNGHQDNGHYDNEVPRHGFERLPHHSQGHRQASNGVHSKLDAVLNHLQHRLADTGSRKNSKAKEAFQISFPMRTNYMYGRVKRTLLHEVFSFTLCLWIKAGIGPGLGTPFSYSVPGQANELVLIEWGNNPMELLVDDRAVTLPLSLNDGKWHHVCVTWSTRDGLWEAYQDGVKRGSGENLSPWHPIKPGGVFILGQEQDTLGGRFDATQAFVGEISDVQMWSHVLTPHDVYNLASCGGHNTGDIIAWSESIVELHGGVTKYPFDPCH; from the exons ATGATGTCCAACCTGCATCCAGCAAGCTGTATACCCCAACTAAAGAAAGGGAGGGAGTGGATCTTGCTTTTTGTTGTCTGTCTTTGTGCATGTGCTGGAAGTGGTATTCCAGGTTCAGACTACAACCCCCACCCTCGCTTCATTTGTACCCCCATACCGGCAGATGCTGATCCCGGATGTTTCTCCACAGCGGGCGGACCAAGTGGCCCCATGACTGGACACCACAGTGGACCAAACGGGAACAGCAACGGCTGGTTTGGTATATCTGAAGAAGCGAAAACCACAATCCTGCACCTGCGGGAGAGTTTGGTGCAGCAGAAGGAAACCATCCTGGACCAAAGGGAGACTATCAGAGAGCTTACTGCCAAACTGAACCTGTGCGAGGGCTTTAACCGACGCACGGGCAACCTCGACGAACACCCACATCACACACCTGCGCATCTGGCCCACCACACCCACCTTCCAACCCCTGAGAAAGCTCACCTCGGGTGGACAGGGCCTGACAGTCACCATGGCAACCACGGACTGGAGCTGGGTCATTATGGGGATGGTGTTGGTGGGCATCGTCGTGGGAAAGCCGCCCTGAGCGAGAAGCATGTCACTGGGGAAATGACCCCTTCAACCTCATCCACGCCAGAGCAGATGAGCAGGATGCTGCAGACCCTGAAGGAACGGCTGGAGAATTTGCAG aCAAGAAACATCTCCACCACTTACTCTAGTTCACTGAAGGATCTTCTCCAAAGGAAAATCAGCGCCCTTGAACAGCAGATACAACATCATCCTGTATCACTAACCAATCACAgtgacgatgatgatgatggtgatcaCCATGGCCATGATCACTATGACGGCCATCATGAGGACCATGATGAGGACGAAGACCACAGCGATCACGAAGACCACAGCAATCACGAAGACCACAGTGATCACGATGACCACAGCGATCACACTGATGCTCATGATGACAGCCACCACGATAATCACCATGATGATGATCACCATGACGATAGCCATGATGACAGCCACCATGATGACGACAAACATGATAATGGGCATCAAGACAACGGCCATTATGACAATGAGGTTCCTAGACATGGCTTTGAGAGGTTGCCGCATCACTCACAGGGACACAGACAAGCATCGAATGGAGTGCACAGCAAGTTGGATGCAGTACTAAATCATCTACAGCACAGGCTTGCTGACACAG GCTCTAGAAAGAACAGCAAAGCCAAAGAAGCTTTCCAGATCAGCTTCCCCATGCGAACAAACTACATGTATGGCCGTGTAAAGCGTACTCTGCTGCATGAGGTCTTTTCCTTCACGTTGTGTCTGTGGATCAAGGCTGGAATCGGGCCTGGACTTGGTACGCCGTTTTCCTACTCCGTCCCTGGTCAGGCCAATGAGCTGGTGCTCATAGAGTGGGGCAACAACCCGATGGAGCTGCTGGTTGATGACAGA gctGTCACTTTACCCCTCTCTCTGAATGATGGTAAATGGCACCATGTATGTGTTACATGGTCAACTCGGGATGGCCTGTGGGAGGCCTACCAAGATGGAGTGAAGAGAGGCTCAGGGGAAAATCTCTCACCCTGGCACCCCATAAAACCTGGAGGGGTATTTATACTGGGACAGGAACAG GACACACTGGGAGGTCGTTTTGATGCTACACAGGCATTTGTTGGTGAAATCTCCGATGTGCAGATGTGGTCCCATGTTCTCACTCCCCATGATGTCTACAACCTGGCTTCTTGTGGTGGCCATAACACTGGTGACATTATCGCCTGGTCGGAGTCGATAGTGGAATTGCATGGAGGAGTCACTAAATACCCCTTTGACCCCTGTCACTAA